Sequence from the Streptomyces peucetius genome:
CTCTCGGTCCGTACGCCCCGACACCTTCGTGCGCGTGCTGTCCGGCGGGGACCAGGCCGTCGTCATCGGACTGGCCGTCAGCTGGGCGCTGGCCTTCACCTGGTTCTGGACGTGGTGGCTGAGGCCGGAGCACCGGGTCGGATGGGCCGGGCTGGTCGTCAACAGCGTCCTGCTGCTGTATCTGACGGCACTCCCCTTCTACTTCCTGATCACCGTCAGCCGGCTGAAGCGGGTGAACCCCTCGCTGGCGGTCCCCGCGCTGAAAGTCGCCTTCGTGGTGACCCGGGCTCCCTCCGAGCAGTGGTGCACGGTCCGCAGAACCGTCGAGGCCATGACGGCCCAGGTCTTCCCTCACCCGTACGACGTGTGGCTGTGCGACGAGGACCCCACCGAGGAGATCCTCCAGTGGTGCCGTCGCCACGACGTCCGTGTGTCGTGCCGCCGGGGCGTCGCCGCGTACCACCGGACCACCTGGCCCCGGCGTACCCGCTGCAAGGAAGGCAACCTCGCCTACTTCTACGACCGCTGGGGCTACCGCGACTACGCCGTCGTCTCCCAGCTCGACTGCGACCATGTTCCGGCCCCGACCTACCTGGCCGAGATGGTGAGGCCGTTCGCCGACCCGGCCATCGGGTACGTGGCCGCTCCCAGCGTCTGCGACGTCAACGCCGGCCAGTCGTGGTCAGCGCGGGGCCGGTTGTACCGGGAGGCCGTCTGGCACGGAGCCGTGCAGCTCGGCCACACCAACGGACTCGCACCGATGTGCATCGGCTCGCACTACGCGGTCCGCACGGCCGCGCTGCGCGACATCGGGGGTCTCGGACCGGAGCTCGCGGAGGACTTTTCCACGACACTGCTTCTCAATTCGGCCGGCTGGCAAGGGGCATTCGCAATCGACGCCGAGGCACACGGCGACGGGCCACTCACCTTCGCCGACATGGTCACCCAGGAATACCAGTGGTCTCGCAGCCTCACCACGATGCTGTTCAGTCTCATCTGGCACCACATAGGCCGTATGCCCGTCCTGCGTCGTCTGCGTTTCGCCTATGCGCTGGGCTACTACCCGCTGCTCGCACTGACCGTTCTGGCTGGAATGTCACTGCCGCCGATCGCGGTGCTGACCGGCCTGCCATGGATGAACGTCAACTACTTCGACTTCCTGCTCCACTTCTGGTTCATGCCGCTCTGGGTCCTCTTGGCGTTGCTCCTCATGCGGCGGTGCGGACTGCTGCGCCCGCCCTCGGCGCCCGTCATCAGCTGGGAGATCTGGCTGTTCGCCCTCGCCCGCTGGCCTTACATCGTCTGGGGGGTCCTGGGGGCGGCGCGCCAGCAGATGCGCCCGCGGCCGGTGGTCTTCAAGGTCACGCCCAAGCAACGCAGCGGCTTCGAACCCCTGCTGACCCGTCTGGTGCTTCCGTTCGCCGTCCTGGCTGTGTCCCTGGCCGGCGTCACCCTGTTCGGAGAGCTGATGCGACCTGCGGTGGGCTACGTCTTCCTGTCCCTGCTCGGCGCCGTGACCTACGGGGCGGTCGCCCTGGCCGTGCCCTTGATGCACGTGCGGGAGACATCCCGTGCGACCGGCACCACGTTCCGCACCGCCCTCCCCACAGCGAGGACACCGCTGCTCATCGGTGTCGCCTCCGCTGTCCCTTCCATCCTGGCCATCACGTTCTTCCCTGCCTACGCGGCCGCTGTTCTCGGCTGGTGAGCCCCGGTGTCCGCAGTCAACCAACCTCATGAACTCACGAAGGAGAGGCCCGTGCCA
This genomic interval carries:
- a CDS encoding glycosyltransferase family 2 protein — its product is MTSRRLAISSDSSDGDSMSDSGTVTPLEAQIRKLSGGRVARITAEGPIFRWRPPSRSVRPDTFVRVLSGGDQAVVIGLAVSWALAFTWFWTWWLRPEHRVGWAGLVVNSVLLLYLTALPFYFLITVSRLKRVNPSLAVPALKVAFVVTRAPSEQWCTVRRTVEAMTAQVFPHPYDVWLCDEDPTEEILQWCRRHDVRVSCRRGVAAYHRTTWPRRTRCKEGNLAYFYDRWGYRDYAVVSQLDCDHVPAPTYLAEMVRPFADPAIGYVAAPSVCDVNAGQSWSARGRLYREAVWHGAVQLGHTNGLAPMCIGSHYAVRTAALRDIGGLGPELAEDFSTTLLLNSAGWQGAFAIDAEAHGDGPLTFADMVTQEYQWSRSLTTMLFSLIWHHIGRMPVLRRLRFAYALGYYPLLALTVLAGMSLPPIAVLTGLPWMNVNYFDFLLHFWFMPLWVLLALLLMRRCGLLRPPSAPVISWEIWLFALARWPYIVWGVLGAARQQMRPRPVVFKVTPKQRSGFEPLLTRLVLPFAVLAVSLAGVTLFGELMRPAVGYVFLSLLGAVTYGAVALAVPLMHVRETSRATGTTFRTALPTARTPLLIGVASAVPSILAITFFPAYAAAVLGW